One genomic region from Salvia hispanica cultivar TCC Black 2014 chromosome 2, UniMelb_Shisp_WGS_1.0, whole genome shotgun sequence encodes:
- the LOC125206946 gene encoding putative disease resistance protein At3g14460, producing the protein MDEMEHSASSMWTEVVEALVPHHSLNKLEISGYKGSRLPHLMSSPFNFIKEIHLDWLSELSSLPVMGKLPFLEILSIWIVDELKFVGRDFLGIESSFDVVVVAFPKLEKLEFWYCSKWEEWEDITEEEEESAAISIMPCLTKLIYHLCESLKKLPHRLLRKVSSSLQLDTSGSTELVKTYGEDKEGSVWRSISQHNPQLKLR; encoded by the coding sequence ATGGATGAAATGGAGCATTCAGCATCATCAATGTGGACAGAGGTAGTAGAAGCTCTCGTGCCCCATCACAGCTTGAACAAGCTGGAAATCAGTGGATATAAGGGCTCCAGGCTTCCACATTTGATGTCATCACccttcaattttataaaagagaTTCATCTGGATTGGTTGAGTGAGCTGTCATCACTGCCGGTTATGGGGAAACTACCTTTCTTGGAAATTCTCTCTATATGGATAGTGGATGAATTGAAGTTTGTTGGGAGGGATTTTTTAGGAATAGAATCTTCATttgatgttgttgttgttgcatTTCCTAAACTCGAGAAACTGGAATTTTGGTACTGCTCGAAATGGGAGGAGTGGGAGGACATAacggaggaagaagaagaatctgCGGCCATCTCCATCATGCCATGTCTCACAAAATTGATCTATCATTTGTGTGAGAGTTTGAAGAAGCTGCCGCATCGCCTGCTGCGTAAGGTCTCCTCGTCTTTGCAGTTGGATACCAGTGGTTCAACAGAGCTAGTAAAAACATACGGAGAGGACAAGGAAGGTTCAGTTTGGAGATCCATATCCCAACATAATCCCCAACTTAAACTTCGCTAG
- the LOC125204794 gene encoding putative disease resistance protein RGA1, with amino-acid sequence MADAIISVVVERVADILVNRIQYEVNLVRGMDEELIDLSDKLKTIKNVLADAEIRGVNDQSIKSWLKKLENTAYEMDDILDEWNYSLLKHNMETSANQKVGCSFIPSSSLCFKKVFVHRETSKKIEHVKATLDKILKERNDFNFVISRAATDHVPNSCHVQTTSLVESEKVFGLDVERNKNDVVKKMLNDGNTQILSIVGTGGLGKTTLAQLIYNDTQVGGCFTRIWICVSDPFDVVVIAKGIVESVTKEIIPPNMIQLEMVLEKLRDCISGKKFLPVLDDVWEHNYNKWEPLKINLKYGAPGSKILVTTRNERVAKMMGALDGDIYRPKPLSDEECWSLLRLISLQGQTDAKYRKFEDVGKKIANKCKGLPLAANVLGRLLQFKTSLEEWEHVEKSEIWQLEMVELELFPHLVLSYNELSPALKRCFSYCAVYPKDHQIDAERLIEEWMALGYLGSSSENGGVELRGREYLNSLAMRSLFQDILESDGQIKWCKMHDIVHDFALFLRKIDDREEGAKITKKRCQVCNPLLVSQAQKYRSLIWDERRHPRLCNCVTSVRVLRFGWRANGFLPKGMEKLIHLRWLDFSWTTLSKDGLKIICSLYFLQTLLLSGCNITEIPREIENLVQLRHLDLSRNAELKDLPDRMYSLVELRTLSLAYCSLEEIRGEIGNLVHLRRLDLSENTKLKELPDSMYSLVELRTLSLASCSLEEIPEKLGIWFS; translated from the coding sequence ATGGCGGATGCTATTATTTCAGTTGTGGTGGAGAGAGTTGCGGATATATTAGTAAATCGGATTCAATATGAAGTCAATTTGGTGAGAGGCATGGACGAGGAGCTTATCGATCTTTCCGACAAGCTCAAGACAATCAAAAATGTATTGGCCGATGCAGAAATAAGAGGAGTGAACGATCAAAGCATCAAAAGTTGGTTGAAGAAGCTTGAAAATACAGCTTATGAGATGGACGACATTTTGGATGAATGGAACTACTCTCTTCTCAAACATAACATGGAAACTTCTGCTAATCAAAAAGTGGGGTGCTCCTTCATCCCATCTTCAAGTTTATGTTTTAAGAAAGTTTTTGTTCATCGTGAAACTTCCAAGAAAATAGAACATGTGAAAGCCACGCTTGATAAGATCCTAAAGGAGAgaaatgattttaattttgtcatcTCTCGGGCTGCAACTGATCACGTGCCCAACTCTTGCCATGTTCAAACCACATCTTTAGTTGAATCTGAGAAAGTTTTTGGGTTGGACGTAGAGAGGAATAAGAATGATGTagtgaaaaaaatgttgaatGATGGTAATACCCAAATTCTGTCTATAGTTGGGACGGGGGGACTTGGGAAAACAACTCTCGCTCAACTTATTTATAATGATACTCAAGTAGGGGGATGTTTTACAAGAATATGGATTTGTGTTTCTGATCCCTTTGACGTGGTTGTGATTGCTAAAGGAATTGTTGAGAGTGTGACAAAAGAGATTATTCCTCCAAATATGATCCAATTGGAGATGGTGCTAGAGAAACTTAGAGATTGTATTTCAGGAAAGAAGTTTCTTCCTGTCCTTGACGATGTTTGGGAACATAATTACAATAAGTGGGAGCCCttgaaaatcaatctcaaataTGGTGCACCGGGTAGTAAAATTCTAGTAACAACAAGAAATGAAAGGGTGGCTAAGATGATGGGGGCCCTAGACGGTGATATCTATCGCCCAAAGCCACTTAGTGATGAAGAGTGTTGGTCACTATTGCGTCTAATATCCCTTCAAGGACAGACCGATGcgaaatatagaaaatttgaGGATGTTGGCAAGAAAATAGCTAATAAGTGCAAGGGACTGCCTCTTGCTGCAAATGTTTTGGGAAGACTTTTGCAGTTCAAGACTAGTTTGGAAGAGTGGGAGCATGTGGAGAAGAGTGAAATATGGCAACTGGAGATGGTAGAATTAGAGCTTTTCCCTCATTTGGTTTTAAGCTACAATGAATTGTCCCCGGCTCTTAAGCGTTGTTTTTCATATTGTGCTGTCTATCCTAAAGATCATCAAATTGATGCAGAGAGACTCATAGAAGAGTGGATGGCATTGGGTTATTTAGGATCTTCTAGTGAAAACGGTGGAGTGGAACTCAGAGGGCGAGAGTACTTGAACAGTCTAGCGATGCGTTCTTTGTTTCAAGACATTTTGGAAAGTGATGGACAAATAAAATGGTGTAAAATGCACGATATAGTACATGATTTTGCTCTATTTCTTAGAAAGATTGATGACAGAGAAGAGGGTgctaaaataacaaaaaaaagatgtCAAGTTTGTAATCCTCTTTTAGTTTCTCAAGCTCAAAAGTACCGTAGCTTAATCTGGGATGAGAGAAGGCATCCCCGTCTTTGTAACTGCGTGACAAGTGTTAGGGTGTTAAGGTTTGGGTGGCGTGCAAATGGTTTTCTTCCAAAGGGAATGGAAAAGTTGATTCATTTGAGATGGTTGGATTTTAGTTGGACTACATTGTCAAAGGATGGCCTCAAAATCATATGCAGCCTTTATTTCTTGCAAACCCTTCTCTTATCAGGGTGCAACATAACAGAGATTCCACGAGAAATTGAGAATTTGGTCCAGTTGAGACATCTTGACTTAAGCAGGAATGCAGAATTAAAGGATTTACCGGACAGAATGTACAGTTTGGTTGAACTGCGAACTCTTTCCTTAGCATACTGCTCACTTGAAGAGATTCGGGGAGAAATTGGGAATTTGGTTCATTTAAGACGACTTGACTTAAGTgagaatacaaaattaaaggaGTTGCCAGACAGTATGTATAGTTTGGTTGAATTGCGAACTCTTTCCTTAGCAAGCTGCTCTCTAGAAGAGATTCCGGAGAAATTGGGAATTTGGTTCAGTTAA